TGGATTTGTGCCCCTAGTCAATGGAGTTCAGTTCCTAGAAGTGATGAGTCTATATACATGGCAAGGGCTCCAACCAATTgggataattttttttggaataggATCATCGACAATCTGGTTTACTGCATGTACACATTATTTGTATGAGGCTCCTGATTATCTTGGGCTAGCATGTTACTATGTTAGGTGGTAAATGTGAAGTTTGTTGGTGATCTTAAGTAGTGAAGTGTTGCATATGTTTCCCCAACAACTTGAGGCTTTGTTTTCTGATAACTTAGCATGTTTCCTGTTATGGATAATTGTAGATATCTTAGGAGATCATGACCTTTAAAAGACACATCTTGTATCTTCACCACGCGAGCAAGCTGCATCCATGATTGTGACTGTTTATAGGAACACTTTTGCATatcttcacatatgcacatcatTTCATCTTGAAATAATGCATGGATGTTGATGTACCAGTTACATGCTTATTATATGTTATGGCTCATAGTTATTTTTTTGTATTAAAGGTCATTTACCCTATGTTTTTAGTGTAAGTTATAATTATTATCCTatatttgttttcttcttaaaGTTGAATCCATATTAGAGAGGGATTAGATACCCTGTTCATTCTGTCCAATTAAATGGAAGCATATATGCTTATTAGGGGATCTCATTTCCTGCTATATTTCTTGCTGCGTCAAATTCTTGGACAGTCTGTTGTTAATATTTTGTTTGTACTCTTATTACAACCTATTTCTTTTACCCCTTTTATCATTTTTTCCTTACTCTTTGCTGGTTTTTCATCACTATCCTATTATATTTGCCAATTCACTAAATTTAAATATATATCTATTTGTAGGGATACAGTTCCAAAACTCATGTCATTGTAAGTTAAATTGATTGTGATGTATATTAATATTATTGCCCTTTTACATGGTTATATGGTTTCTTAATCTTTAGGGGGGCGAGATCTTGTTTGTTCATCTAATTTGATTCATTCGACGCAGGGGTCGAACTGGACAAGAAACTTGGTGAGATAAGGTTGATGACCTTGACACTCTGTTTAATCTCCCTCTTTCAGAGCAAGCTTTTACACAACTGCAAGATCTGCAGATAGACTTGACTACAATACCATATAATGTTGATCAAACAGACACATGGGTTTTCATATGGGGCTCTCATGAATATTCCTCTCAGAAATTTTATGCTCTGGTTTTCAGAAGTATGCAAGTGCACCCAATTTTTACATTGCTCTAGAAATCAAAATGTACACTACGAATAAAATTTTTTGGCTGGCTGATGTTTGTCGATAGATTGAATACAAGAAATATGTTAAGAAGAAGGCACTTTCATATAGATGATGGGTATACATGCATCATGTGTAATCTGGGGGTAGAAGAGGATATCAACCATCTTTTCTTTGATGGCCCTTTTGCAAGAAACTGCTGGATTCCTTTCATAGTCAAATTTTGATGTTAACATAAAGCTAGCTTCTGCCAGAGCGCAGCACAATAACAATCCTTTCTTTATGGAAATTTTCATGGTGGCCACTTGGGAAATTTGGAAGCTGAGGAATGATAAGATCTTCAATCATGAAAGAGTAAGCAGAGCGAGATGGATTACCAATTTCAAGAAGCAAGTACACCTTCAGCTCTTGAGAGTGAAGGATTCCTTTCATAGTCAAATTTTACAATGGCTGAACACAATTGTATAGtacttttaatctttttttctccttcctccctccctgaTGTACCTCTGTAAGTGCTCTGTAACCTTACagttttttcacctttttaagaaaaattaaaatgaagcgctgtggggaactcccccacagtttttcttcaaaaaaaaatggagtTGAAAGAACTGAACGTCAGGATGATTTTTTCCCTATGTTTCAGCACTTGTTTGTTTCTTATATTCTAAGAGTGATATTACTAGTTGATGGTTGCATATATAATGCTTCCTGTATTGTTTCCTTGCTATCTCTCATAGTTTCTCATTTTTAATGCAGTACCTCATAGACTTTCTGAAGATACATAATGAAACAATGATGCTGGAAAAAAGCTTTGAAGTCCATTCTTTATCATAAGCAGGTGCACTTTTGTGTGCTGCTAGCACATAAGGGCGCAACTGCGCCAGTCCTAGATTTGATATTGtttggtttttttttgtgttcctTTCTTTCTAGTTGCAAGACTAGTTGGACTGCATCAGTCTTAGTGTGTGACTGTTTTTATAATCCTACATGCAATTTAACTCTCTGAATACCTTTCATAGAATCTCATTTAAGGAGAAGATACCTTCTCGTAATGCATCAATTGTTAGCAGCGGGTGTTTGTGTTTGCATTTTGAAGCTGCTGAGTGACTACTTCAAGATTGAATATCGTGGAAGCCCACCAGCTAAGGTATTGTAGTTTCTTTTTTGAAATGGATTGGTATTGATTATTCTAGTGAAATTCTAAGTTCTTCCACAATACTGATGCTAGCAAAGTAGCCAGCTACACTGTCTAATTGTTGAACTTCATTGATTTTTTTAGGAACTGACAAGATCAAATGATAAATGAGTTTTTATAAGAGGTGCAGGTGAGGAAAAAAAGTTACCCCATATagtaacctaaaattttaccaccACGTCCTTTATTTGCATATATCTACGAAGAGACCTTCTATACTACTATGTATGGTATGTGTGCTTTAGTTTTTAGTAGAACTTGCTTAGTGATGAGTTGGTAAACATGTTCGTGTTTAGTTCCTCTGCTAGCTTCGCTTGATGCTCCCTAGCCGTGTTGATGATGGCTATGGAAATGTGATGTGCTAGATTGGAATAGGGTGCTAATTAGGTGGGAGAATAATAGTGGAATCAATCTTCTATGACTGTATGTTCGTCATTGAAGGCTTTTCCCCTGCCTAGCAAATAAAAGCTAGTTGTTTGCTTGGTATCTCTAAAACATATGCTTGTGATATCCATATCTTAAAATACATCTGGGACCTGCTTAGAGAAGGTTCTAGCTATTTTCTTGGTATCCCTAAAACATATGCTTGTGATATCCATATCTCTAAAACTCATCACTTCTACATAAttctttacaaaatatctaactctGAAACTTTTCTCATACTAATCCaaccatacaaatatctagTTTATAGAGTATTCCACATTTTACCATGAAGCATGACGACCATAGTTCATACATACTCTCTGATCTTCTAGAACCTTCTCACAAGTGTGCATTGCTATTTCAACATAAACGGACAATACGTCTTAAAATCTTATTTGTGCATCTGAAGTTTTCGGTTGTTATAATAGCTTCACAAGATTGCAGCAGGGTTGTAGTACTGCTGATCACTTTTATCTTGTGAATGAATGAAACATGAAAACATCTATTGCTAGTTCACATTCTGACTCCTGATAATGCTGCAAGGTATCTCGGCACATCCCCATGGTCTCGTGCGGCTGCTAAAGCAGGCTGGCCAACAACTGGGATGCCATCAACTATCGTCAAGAAGCCAACATTCCTGGTTTCTATATTCATCTGATGCACCCAAAGCCATCTCGAACAGCATCACATGTTCTGCAGCAGCGTCTCCCTGGATGCAAGTTGTCGCtgtccacccccccccccccgcgccccGACAAACCCTAGCGGGAGGAACACACGGCGCGCATAGAGCTTGATGTTTCCCGGCCGGATTGTTGTGGGTGTCAAGGGCGGGCCCAAAGTGTATCAAGGGTATTCAAatgaatacccattatttttgacaaaatcttttatatataaaatatatcatatatgtataatacaaaaatataaatattacaTAATATAATAGGCTTCCAAACTTCTAGTTTAtgctttgtgctgaaaaatCATAGCAGCCTACGTTCCACCCTTCCCTACCTAACAGTCCACAATGTCCATTAGCGGTCAGGTAGCTAGTGAGTCAGCCTGATAGGTAGGCCAAGCGCATGTGCATCCCCTCGGTCCCTCGATTTCCAATCCCTAGCTGCAAGACCGCAACCCTAGCTCCTCGAATTAGCGATTCAACAGTGAGGGTGCGACGAAGCCAGACGGACGGACAAAAGGAGGGTCTCGTCGGTCGCGAGGACGGACAATGGTAGGGGTTCAGCGGCCAAGCAGATAAACGGCGTCATGGGCTTGGCAGCCGGACGGGCCACGAGATGCGAGTAGCTGTCAGGCcagctgtaaggatcgatggaccaagagggggggtgaattgggcctttttcaatttctaaaacaaagtaaagcaaccttaacctatgcaaagctagtagggcaccaattcaccaaccggataactaagctacctacacaagctaagagagataaaaacaaagtaaagcctagcaaggtagagctaagttatgatctctaagtcaagcacatgagtaaattgcaagaaagaaaatgcttgaataaagagagtgaacacgagacgaccggattttttcccgtggtatcgatgtgttggcacacacccataatccacgttgtgacactctcaaagagtcttgtcacctcccaagtcaccgagacgagggcgctcactaagagtctccgttcaccatcccggcgtggtggagatcaagccacgtacaatcttcttctccgggctcccacaatccttggcaagctccgcgagaaaacacctcgatcaccaagatcgcctaggtgatgccaatcaccaagagtaacaagctaaggccttcacttgagcaagaaccgatcaccaagaacggatgcacactagcttctctctactcaagtccttaatcttgcttcttgattgattgaatgcacaagtatgtgaatgatgaagctcaaggtggctcttgactatagtatgagtgtatggatgttgcctggtgtcaagagtgggcgaaatgacccattggaggggtatatataggcagttcacacaaatagagccgttggagaaaagctgccagaaaactgcgtagcgccggttaatccgacgtccctccaatagtcatcgtcggtttaaccggtgaatgtaaactgccacttctgaaaactagccgttaccacttgggcagattaaccgacgtatcatcggtttaaccggtgagtgtagttgtccactgatcaactgaaaaaccaagtctctggacaactgcaccgacgttaactcaaacctatcgtcggtttaaccggtgagtacaacttttgaattcctctgaaaaaccatctcactggtcaattgcaccgacgtcttgatttaaacagcgtcggtttaaccggtgtatagaacttgaaataccctggaaaaaccaactctggactaatgcaccgacgttaatttcaaacacgtcggtttaaccggtgtattgaatttgtccagactctgctgtcttcgtttaaccgacgtatagaaaattgagagcgtcggttaaaccggtgtatagactttttctgattttgtcttttctgatttgagtcttgaatgaaatccaaatattcttgagatatagtttgagaaccacttatttgaacttctagaaacctgagtgaccatagtgtgcatccattttcaaatgatcatgtccatgctcaagttacttagccttaacccctcttaatagtgcgatcactacaaaactataaaacatatactaacctaagtgtccttctcaaccttatgacacttaggactagaaagatccttagtcttgacataaaattgagttgaataccgagatcgcctttttgaataatgaaattgaggggcctcttttgacatatgaccaaatgagcgataatgatctattaagctgcacaaactcattagtcacaataatggttgtcattaatcaccgaaacataccttgagggcctagatgcttacaccagCGCCTCAGCTAGGCAGGGGCGCAGAGCTCGACCTTGCACGGTGTGGTGTGCGTGACTAGGGCAAGGCGTTGCCGCTTTGCCTGGATGGCAGGGCCTCCAAAGCTCTGACGCTCCAGCAGTCCATGTCTTGTGGCGCATGTGACGAGCAGACAAAAGCAGTTCTGAGCGAAATCAAGCTGGGCGCAAGATGAGATGACTAGTGATAAATTTgatcttatttaaaaaattattattgTATTTTGTGAATGTTAGGctatcaaaaaaaattacaccttttgaaattttgaatacccaccCCATAATTCCTGGCCCGCCCCCGGGTGTCATAGCGCTACAAGTGTTTGAAAATTAATtgctccctccattccaaattagtAGCCATTTTGACTTTTCCAGATCCATAAactttgctatgcatctagacataATATATATGTAGATGTATAGTAAAGTCTATAAATCTAGAAAattaaaacgactaataatttgggatggagggagtatatgctAGTACTCTGATGAGTGACGATTGAGGAAGGGTTAAGGAATTTGTGTTTTGACTTTCTGATGACTGAGGAACACCGGCACATGAGAACAACACTGGTTTACTGGAcaattttatctttttacttgcTGATGAGCAAGAAAACATCAGTTTCTAAGAATACTTCGCCGCACAGCATGCACTTCTAACCTCACTAGAACATTAAGCGCGCTTTGCGCGCCCTATCATAACCCAAGTATTGAATACAGAAACATATCATGAAAGTATGTCAATACGACTCACAAGATTTTGTACAGTCATATGTTACATGTTTAAATATCATGATAAGAATTTATAGCTACCAAACCATTTAGCTATACTGATCCAAACGAGAACAGTGAATTAAATTATTTATAGACATGAGCTTAACAAATGCATGTATCATTAATATTCTAGTTTTTTTAAGATCATCGAACTTCTCAGCAGGCGACCAAACACACAAAAGGATGATTACAACTGGTGGTACATATAAAATGGATGCGACTTCTAGCCGATGATCAAACCACCAAAAAAATAGCCAACCACAACTGCAATGGATAACTTCCTCTTCTGGCTATGCATCCTTGCTTGGGCTataaagcaaaaaaaaactatatgaATCACGTAACTTGGTTCTATATAATTAGGACATGCAAAGGACTTGTTATTCAGATCTCATCTAAACATTAGAATGAGTAAAGATGGCGTAAGGAATTACCTAGTTTTAGTATAGGCACCAGCACTAttatcattatcatcatcatctccgccATCACCTTGGTCAGTTACTAATAGCttcatggcaaaaaaaaaaaaaaaaaattggtagaAGATGAGCGAGACATAGAAGTACATATGTATAAGTTTATGTTTTATTTCTAATACACAATCAACAAATACTAAAACATAAGATGTTAGTTTAAAAGTGGATCTAACTTTTCCTTAgaatattttctttatcttgttTGTAGAATCATCAGATGTATTTGCATTGAAAGCAACAACAGTGCCTTATGGGCAAAACACTAAAAAGAAGCAACAATTCAGCTACTCATGCGGCTACCACAGACGCCGCACTATGCCTAAATtagctgaatttttttttttgccaagttGACTAAATATATCAAGGGAGGGTCTAATCACATATGTTTTACTTCTTGTGTGTATAAGAAAAAAGTTCATTGGTAACTCAAAACTTGTTGTGCGTAACTTAGCTAGTAATGTTCCTTGTGGTCTACATGCTCATCCGGATTCATATGGTAGACTCGACACGGGTGTTAGCGTTTTTCTTGATTATTTCAATATTTAACCGGCGCTATGCTTTAAATGGTAGGCGATGTCCCCATCGACAACGTGACGTCCGTGGTTACTTCGTCAGTCGCAAGGATCTGCCGGCTCAGTTTTTGGAGATGCTTATAGGGGCAGGATTGTGTACGTGTATTGATGAAGTGGGTGTGCGTGCGTGTATATAAATATATGGGTTGTGTTTTGAAAAAAGAGCACGAACTCCATGCAGCAGACTGTCTCAGTGCCGATGAGTGGAACTTCACTGTGTGACCTAGGCTCTGTTTGGAACATTAGTCCAGGGCTAATTTGATCCATGAGCTAATGTCCACCATCCTTCTCATTCCAATGCCTAGGTGTGCatgtaaactcatatttttttGTGGGGTCCACATAAATTTAGCCCATTAGCACTCTTGGAGGggataagagcaagtattatagaaGGCTACAAGCAGGCTAAATCCtacgtggaggagagagaaatgaggaaagagaagaaAGCGAGTGttttgctcgccgccggctcaAGCAGGCTTCAGGCGCTCTGCTCCTTGCATGTGGACCCGTATGCACTGAACCGCTGACATACAGCTAGCAACAGGCGTAAAAACGGGCAGAAAGGCGCACATGCAACCGGCTGCTCCGCAGGGTTATTAGCCCAACTCTAAGGATTTTGGATGGGCTAATTCACTTTAACTCAAAATTAGCCTATCTGTTTGGATCCTTAAGGGCTAATTTAGAGCTAAAAGATGAGAGCTAAAAATTATCTCATGTATAGGATTCTAGTCATGTGTCAGACACAAGTACTCTAGCCTCGAACGGTTCTCGTATGCTAAAAAAGAAGCATGCAATTTATATTTTATTCAAAAGAGCACGCAATTTATATTTTATTCAAAAGAGCAGgaatttatattttatttttttaaaaaagtgtGCATGACAATTTCTATTGGCCGGGCTTTTTCAAACTTGCAGTTGCAAGTGCTCGGGAGCCGCGGGATCTCGCGTGGGGTGCCACGCGTCGCGGCAAACGCGGAGAGAGCCCGAAGGGGTAGTATCTTTTAAGAAACCCGATACATACTCACACAGCCACACGGGGAAAAAAGAGCCTCCTCTCTGAAACACAAGCATCAAGAACTCCAACGTTAATGGCTTTCTCACTGCTGCTAGTGATGAAGCTATAAGCAATCATTAGCAAGAAGAGAGTTAGTCTTGTAATTGCATTATTATCAATTACAAGACTACAAATGCAATCGGGTGCTTAATTCTCTTGTGCTACTCATCATTTGCCACCGTCGGCGCGGTATCTCCTAATGTTAAACTGTCTTCCGCTTCTGGAGGGTCAATGTCTCTCCACCTAGCCATCCGTCCTTGGCGGTTGTCCCACGCCGTCCTCCCGCGCGCGCTCCTGCGCACGGGCCGCGGCGATCACGGCCGTGACAGCCGTGTCGTAGCTGTCCGCGGACGCCGCGGCGAACTCGGCCATGGCGCCAGTGACCGCGGCCATTCCAGCGCACAGCACGCGCCCGGCCATGTCCTCCATCCCGGTGGCCGCGCCAGAGCACACGGAACCGACGCCGGCCACGAAGAAGTCCAACCCGTCCATCACCCGTGCCTCCGTCGCcgcgtccaccgcgcgcccccaCTCCATGCACACCAGGAACGCTGGcggcagcgcggccgcggcatGTGTAGGGAACACCTCGCCCCTGATGCCGACGCAGCGGCGCGCCCACGCGGCCAGGGCGCGCGCGTAGGCACGCTGCGCCGACAGCCAGGTCTCCAGGGCTCCTCGCCAAGCCTGGATCTCGCTTTCTAGCGCCAAGGCAGCCGGAGGGGGAGTTGCAGCTTCCAACGGGCCAAGGGAGATGACAGTGGCGGCGGAGGGGTGGTGCTGGAGGAAGAGAAGTTTGGTGTCCTCGATCGTGCGTTTCTGAGCCTTGTGGCGTTCAGCCATGGCACGCCACATCCGGGAGAGCCTGCATAACACGAGGTTAGATCAAAATGGTTCATACATGAGTAAAGAAGTTTGACCATGCATAAAACAAAAGACAGTTTGACCAAATACAACCCTTTAGTTGCCTCTAGTTATGTTTCAGTTTATATGATGCAAGTATGCTGAGCTGAAAAGCTTCAGTTTAGAATTCTTGCAATGTTCTGTTACACAATTGAAGAATTTCATTTTGCAATGCAAGCCTCTCAGCAATGAGTTTATGAGATATTGCCCTGCTTTTGATGTTTGAACCTTATGGTCCGTTTCTGTTTCAATTTATAATCTCAGCCAGGCTTTCCAGCCTTCCATGAAAAAATTGTTCTTGTAAAATGCTAGCCATTAATTGATTAATTACTGGATTCATTTATAATAATCCTAAAGATTGTTCTAGCACTTTGCCCATTTGTCCAATAAGCAGACGAGCTATTCAATTTTGTCGTTTGTTTCTGAAAAGCATACCCCTTCAGATCACAAGCTAGCTGAAGTTTGTGATCTTAGCTGCTCTCTATTTATGATCACTTTTCAACAGTCGACATTTTATTTTAAACCTATATGgctccaagaaaaaaaaagatcaagtGATCACAAGTGGTAGTGGTATACTGAAAGTTTTCATTTGCAGAATCTCTATAGCGAACAGAAGCGTACCCGTGGATCAATTCCATAAGCTGAGGATGCAACTCCTCATCCCTCAGAACTTCAATCCTCCTTGATATTGACTGAACTGTGTGTATTGACACCTTCAACCGAGTATGCAAGCTTCTCAATGCTGCACGAGTCTTATCGACAGAGGAAGGTTCTTCACCTTTCGCATCCTGGTTCCTCAAATGTGTCAATCTCTTCTCATACTCGATTCTTAGCCGCTCACCCGCCTGCAAGTTACAAAAACAGTTATGGCTTTCCCTTTTTGTGTGTTTAATGGTGCAAGTTCCTGAACCCTGACAAAAATTATACCTTCACTTCTTTGTATAATTTCTTCTCCCATGTATACAATCTATCCAAGGTAGAGTGGTGACTTCCAGACATTGTACTACAAGATTCTTCAGAGTAAGAGCTGCTTGTCTCATTGTCAAAGAGATCATCTATTGAGCTAGAAGAAGCAAGAAGGAAACGGGAAGATGATGACCGCGATGATGCAGAGCGCAAAAGTGCAACCGGGTTCAGCATCTTCGCTGCAATATACAATTGACAAGTTAATTTCAGTGAGTATTAAATCTGGATCTTTGGAGTAATTTCAGTATTGGTTCGTAAAAGTGGTACCAGAAAGATCGTTTGAGGTTGAGTACTGAGCTCTACTTGCCTCCAACATCACTGAGACTTCCCGAGCAGCGTCACATATCCCCAAGAACTGACAGCCGATATCCTTCATGGCCTCAACCAAGCTTGCTGGCCTTCGATTCAGATATACTGTGAAACCAGGAGTTTCTTCTGCATTTGCTACTTTGTTCCTCATCAGTtctttcttgtgtgcctttatctCAAGTTCTACTGTCTTGCGAGGTTGAGGTGGTTCAGTACACTGAACACCTTTGGATTCAAATCCCTTTGTTTCTTGCTTGGTATTGACCTCAAAATTCACAGAGCAAGCACCCTCATTAGAAGCCATACACTCATCTGAATGCTCACattcctcatcatcatcttcctcaTCGTCTTCATCTTCCTCATTGTCATGCTgttctttttcctcttttttgttCATTGGTACATGATCTTGACACTCATCATCTTCCTCTTCGAGTTCTGGAATTCCTTCCTCCTCTCGTACCTGCTGTAACCGTGCCAATTCATCATCAGTGACCACATTTTCATAGCTACTCCGAGGGCGAGGATATGCAAAGCTTTCTAGCGACGAGAATGGGTTCCAGAAGAAGTCCCATGGTGATGATTCCTGCTCCTGGGGTGAGGGAGGTGGATAGCTTGGCCTGTCATATGATGTGTGATAAGAATTCCTCACTGTCTCCTGGGGTGATGGTGGTGGGTAGCTTGCCCTGTCATGAGATGCATAATAAGATGTCCTCATTGGCTCCTGGGGTGATGGAGGTGCATAGCTTGGCCTGTCATAAGGCATGTAATAGGAAGAATTCCTCGCTGGTTCCTGGGCAGATGGAGGCGGATAGCTTGGCCTGTTATAAGGTGGCGGGTAGTATGAAGACGATCTCATCGGTGAGGAATGAGTCTGGAAGAACCTATCCGTGCCACTGTAGTTGTCCATGGGATAATGTGATTCGACACGGACTGTTTCCACCGGTCGTGGATGCTCCTCAACTGACACTGATGGGTTAGGTCCAGACCTCAAGTACCTTGAGACATGAATGGTTCTCTTCTCATATGAACCATAAGGTAGGCCGAGCATCTCTGGCTTCTGTTGCTTGACAGGAGAGATGAATGTATCGAAAATGAGTTCATGGTGATCATCTCCAGCAACAAAACGCTGGAGAGCCATTGAAACGCGCTTAAGTGACTCAATGTAGGCAATGTGAGATGATGCAAATCGGTTGCGCTGCTCCAGTGCCTGCTTGATGAATTCCCTTCTGTCCCGGCACATCTTGAcagcctcctcatcttctaaCCTGGAAGCAGCACATCCCATCTCTCCAAAGCCTTGTAATGTTCAAGAACCAGTCATGCTTGTATCATGGCTACAGAGCTTTGAACATaagaaaagaaacaaacaaacagAAGGTTACAGAAAAGTTTCAGCATCAGGAAACAAGACATGGCTTCATCCATCACTGTGGAAATTACCTAAAACTGTAGAAAGATTGCTTGTTGACAGGAAGAACACTGCTGCTGAAGCCACCGAATGGGTAGATGACCTGAACCAACCTACAATTAGGCAAGTTTCAGAATTCGGAGAGTTCAGAAACAATAATGATGATATACGCAATGATTATATGCAGTCATCTTACTACATGTATCAACAGGGAACTCAAGCATAGGTTATCCACGTGCAAGTCGAAAACCATGAGAAGATGAAGTTCATCTCCTTGACTATTTGTGAAGCCCTGAAACTATCTTCCCCAAAAGTTTAATGAAAGCTACAAGCCATCAGAAAGATGATCCTTTGCAAATGAATAAACCCCACTGCAAAATGCCCTACACTGCACTACACATTTGTTCGGTAGCAACCACACTCTTTTTTCTCCTAAAAGAGGGCCAGGGAAGCATGAAAGTGAAGAATATCATCCTTGGCCCAGCAAGGGATGAAGGGGCCTATCTTCTGCCACTTGCATAATGATGGTTACAGTAAACGGACTTGACAACTAAACTAAATTCAGTTCAGGATACTGTAAAGATACAGAGTGAGGACAGCGCCTTGAAAACTAGCAGTGCTAGTAGAATGCAATACCATGCCACATTTTTTTCAGGCAGATTAGTACAAAATGATGCCATCATTAAGGTCTTTAAACTATAGACAGGCACGAAAAGGCAATCAAAAGATATCATAGAGGTGATATGAGGGATCAGCTGCTGAAGATTTCAACATTAAAACGAGGCACGATTATAGGTGTTGAACATTGTCAAAACTGATGGAGTTGAATGAAGTTGGCAAAAGCAGTTGGCAAAAGCAGAAACATACAAAACTGCAGGTAAAGCCGGAAGTTCTGGTGATGGTTGTAGCTAATAATGACTTTGTCTCTTTGCACTTGCACactcagagagagagagcgggggggggggggggcaagtcTTGGGCTCTTGGCAGCACAGAAATTCAGAGAAACGAAACTGCTTCAGCGAAAGGAACCTGCTACTACATATGAGTTGAAGTGTGGAACCCAATGCTCAGCTTCTCTTGCTAGCATCAGAAGAAAAATGGAGCGGAACAGTGAACAAATCAAGTGCCCACCACTGTGTATGCCGTGATGTGAAACAAGCGGTGAAACCATGAACCCAAC
The Panicum virgatum strain AP13 chromosome 6N, P.virgatum_v5, whole genome shotgun sequence genome window above contains:
- the LOC120678688 gene encoding protein ROLLING AND ERECT LEAF 2-like, whose protein sequence is MGCAASRLEDEEAVKMCRDRREFIKQALEQRNRFASSHIAYIESLKRVSMALQRFVAGDDHHELIFDTFISPVKQQKPEMLGLPYGSYEKRTIHVSRYLRSGPNPSVSVEEHPRPVETVRVESHYPMDNYSGTDRFFQTHSSPMRSSSYYPPPYNRPSYPPPSAQEPARNSSYYMPYDRPSYAPPSPQEPMRTSYYASHDRASYPPPSPQETVRNSYHTSYDRPSYPPPSPQEQESSPWDFFWNPFSSLESFAYPRPRSSYENVVTDDELARLQQVREEEGIPELEEEDDECQDHVPMNKKEEKEQHDNEEDEDDEEDDDEECEHSDECMASNEGACSVNFEVNTKQETKGFESKGVQCTEPPQPRKTVELEIKAHKKELMRNKVANAEETPGFTVYLNRRPASLVEAMKDIGCQFLGICDAAREVSVMLEASRAQYSTSNDLSAKMLNPVALLRSASSRSSSSRFLLASSSSIDDLFDNETSSSYSEESCSTMSGSHHSTLDRLYTWEKKLYKEVKAGERLRIEYEKRLTHLRNQDAKGEEPSSVDKTRAALRSLHTRLKVSIHTVQSISRRIEVLRDEELHPQLMELIHGLSRMWRAMAERHKAQKRTIEDTKLLFLQHHPSAATVISLGPLEAATPPPAALALESEIQAWRGALETWLSAQRAYARALAAWARRCVGIRGEVFPTHAAAALPPAFLVCMEWGRAVDAATEARVMDGLDFFVAGVGSVCSGAATGMEDMAGRVLCAGMAAVTGAMAEFAAASADSYDTAVTAVIAAARAQERAREDGVGQPPRTDG